The window ACACCGATCGAATGGACTACCTGGCCGGGATGAATATGAATCTCGGCTGGGCGATGACGGTCGAAAAGCTGCTCAAGCTCGATCTGCCCGAAAAAGCGAAACACCTGCGGGTGCTGATTTGCGAACTGGGCCGGGTCGCGAGCCATCTCGTCGGCATGGGGGCGTATGGCCTCGACTTAGGCACGTTCAGCCCGTTTCTCTACGCCTTCCGCGAACGGGAAAAGATCTTGGATCTGTTCGAGGAAGTCTGCGGCGCCCGGCTCACGTATAGCTATATCACCGTGGGCGGGGCGACGGCCGACCTCCCACGGGGCTGGCTGCAAAAGTGCGAAACGTTTCTCGACCAACTCGAACCGATCATCATCGAATATCACACGCTGCTCACCAGCAACGCCATTTTCGTCCGCCGGGCGGCCGGCATCGGTATCCTATCGCCTGAAATGGCGATCGGCTACGGCTGCACCGGTCCGGTGCTTCGCGGTAGCGGCGTCGACCAAGATCTCCGCCGCGACGGCGAAGCCCGTTACACGGAAATGTATTCCGGCTACGCATTCGAAGTGATCGTCGAGAAGAACGGCCATTATCCGAAAGACCACCATTATCCCCCCGTGCCGGCCAGCGCGGTGCTGGGCGATTGCTGGCATCGGTTTTACGTGCGGATGCTCGAGGTGGTACAGTCGATCGATCTGGTGCGGCAGGCCATCGATCGCTACAGCATCGCCACGGGCTCGTGGGGCGAACCGGTGAAGCTCACCGAAAAGTTGCCCAAGGGCGAGGCCTATCTCGAGACGGAAGCGCCCAAGGGGCAGATGGGCTTTTACATCGTCAGCGAAGGGGGTTCGATTCCTTGGCGAGCCCGGGCGCGCAGCAGTTGCTTCTGCAATTTGTCGGTAACGCACGAACTCTGCCGCGGCTGCCTGATCGCCGATGTTCCGGCCATCGTCGGCTCGCTCGACATCGTGATGGGCGAAATCGATCGGTGAGGAAGAAGGCTACAGGCTGTAGGCTACAGGCTACAGAATGTGGTGTGAACGATTTCCCTGTAGTCTGTAGCCTCAAGCCCGCAGCCTTTCCGGAGTTTCATCATGGTCGATCTCGTGACTGTCGAAACCTATACCGATCCGATCGAGGCGTCGCTGGCCAAGAATGATCTGATCGAATCGGGCATAAAGGCCGTGCTGATCGGCGAAGAGGCGAATGCCTTGTGGCACGTGCCGACCGAAATGGCGATGATCAAACTGCAAGTTGCCGCCGAAGACGCCGCGCGCGCCGCCGAAATCCTAAAATCCCCCGCGCGAACCATCTCCTCCGACGAAGAACTGGCCGAGGAAGCTGAAGCGGCGCCGGAGAAAGATGGCAACGACGAGGAAGCTTAAGCGCGAAGGGATCCCCGCCGATGAACGACCAATTGGTGACCATCGCGAGATTTTCCGACCAAATCCAGGCGGCATTGGCTCGCAATGATCTACAAGCCGCGGGCATCAAATCGTTTCTGCCAGGCGAGTCGATTTCGGCGATGGCCTGGCATCTTACCAACGCGTTCGGTGGAATCCG of the Pirellulales bacterium genome contains:
- a CDS encoding NADH-quinone oxidoreductase subunit D (Catalyzes the transfer of electrons from NADH to quinone), with protein sequence MSTYTDDPRIVEFDVRTDEMLVNMGPQHPSTHGVLRLVLRTDGEVVSEVTPHIGYLHRCAEKIGENLTPRQWIPYTDRMDYLAGMNMNLGWAMTVEKLLKLDLPEKAKHLRVLICELGRVASHLVGMGAYGLDLGTFSPFLYAFREREKILDLFEEVCGARLTYSYITVGGATADLPRGWLQKCETFLDQLEPIIIEYHTLLTSNAIFVRRAAGIGILSPEMAIGYGCTGPVLRGSGVDQDLRRDGEARYTEMYSGYAFEVIVEKNGHYPKDHHYPPVPASAVLGDCWHRFYVRMLEVVQSIDLVRQAIDRYSIATGSWGEPVKLTEKLPKGEAYLETEAPKGQMGFYIVSEGGSIPWRARARSSCFCNLSVTHELCRGCLIADVPAIVGSLDIVMGEIDR
- a CDS encoding DUF2007 domain-containing protein, encoding MVDLVTVETYTDPIEASLAKNDLIESGIKAVLIGEEANALWHVPTEMAMIKLQVAAEDAARAAEILKSPARTISSDEELAEEAEAAPEKDGNDEEA